The Helianthus annuus cultivar XRQ/B chromosome 16, HanXRQr2.0-SUNRISE, whole genome shotgun sequence genome includes a window with the following:
- the LOC110920235 gene encoding protein indeterminate-domain 11-like, with translation MAPGSPSSSIIFFGTTGTADYMELMANSQQNHQLVDPNKQDPNEEVAIVVSANTLLDANRYVCEVCYKGFPRKQNLTLHRRAHNLPFTLKTRTSNEPSPRKVYLCPEPTCAHHNRSHALADFGGLRKHYLRKHCTAKNYKCDTCCKAYNVEADLRAHSKVCAKKKYACHCGCRFTRRCDFTLHQAECDAPEHVGPAKCPQTLTRNDNSSSSRIGSVMSHPTTFSMGDNWIRFNSNENNYNLIGPHISSNQNQPNSYHSIASHQYQQSQIGEDYSSLMTNASGGLNFSRSHPYQHEYQMKTDIGLYEDLLMDKIPLHSLNLEDTGVIGDDGTSYRSGEGSNSFSNGSYMFNPSLTPAMRNTGQNGMLNPVSGISDGGSYGHASCYGYDYCYGSGQSGYGGAMEGCDFDASAATTRAVAPSEPQLNQHGFWF, from the exons ATGGCTCCaggatcaccttcttcatcaatTATATTCTTCGGCACCACAGGCACAGCAGATTACATGGAGCTCATGGCAAATTCTCAGCAGAATCATCAACTTGTTGATCCCAACAAACAAG ATCCAAATGAAGAAGTTGCAATAGTAGTATCTGCCAACACTCTATTAGATGCAAACAGGTATGTTTGTGAAGTATGCTACAAAGGCTTTCCAAGAAAGCAAAACTTGACGCTTCATCGACGAGCTCACAATCTTCCTTTCACTCTCAAGACAAGAACATCGAACGAACCGTCACCACGAAAGGTGTATCTTTGCCCTGAGCCCACATGTGCCCATCACAACCGTTCTCACGCCTTAGCAGACTTTGGTGGTCTTAGGAAACACTATTTAAGGAAACATTGTACGGCGAAGAACTATAAATGTGACACCTGTTGCAAGGCTTACAATGTTGAGGCTGACTTGCGAGCGCATTCAAAGGTTTGTGCCAAGAAAAAATATGCTTGTCACTGCGGCTGTCGTTTCACCAG GCGTTGCGATTTCACTCTTCACCAGGCAGAGTGTGACGCACCAGAGCATGTGGGCCCAGCCAAATGTCCACAAACGCTCACTAGAAACGACAACAGTAGCAGCAGCCGTATAGGCTCGGTTATGTCGCATCCAACAACATTTAGCATGGGAGATAACTGGATCAGATTTAATAGCAATGAAAACAACTACAACCTCATAGGTCCGCATATTTCCTCCAACCAAAACCAGCCCAATTCTTACCATTCTATCGCGTCCCACCAGTATCAACAATCTCAAATTGGAGAAGACTACAGCAGCCTCATGACCAACGCTAGCGGTGGCTTAAACTTCAGCAGGAGTCACCCATACCAACATGAGTATCAGATGAAAACTGATATAGGGTTGTATGAGGATTTGTTGATGGACAAGATCCCATTACACAGTCTGAATCTTGAAGATACGGGTGTAATAGGAGATGATGGCACTAGTTATAGAAGCGGGGAAGGCTCAaattcattttcaaatggtagTTATATGTTTAATCCTAGTTTAACACCAGCTATGCGTAACACTGGTCAAAATGGAATGTTGAACCCTGTGAGTGGCATTAGCGATGGTGGAAGTTATGGGCATGCCAGTTGCTATGGTTATGATTATTGTTATGGAAGTGGACAGTCTGGCTATGGAGGTGCGATGGAAGGGTGCGACTTTGATGCATCAGCGGCAACAACACGAGCAGTAGCCCCATCCGAACCTCAGTTGAACCAACATGgcttttggttttga
- the LOC110920234 gene encoding protein indeterminate-domain 11-like yields MYPKEEVAISVSPNTLLDPNRYVCEVCYRGFARRQNLTLHRRAHNLPFTLKTRTSNEPSPRKVYLCPEPTCVHHNRSHALGDFGGVRKHYLRKHCTTKNFKCDTCGKAYSVEADLRAHSKVCAKKKYACRCGSCFARRCDAPEHVGTAKYQQTLNVEDSAVKSTRNDNSSSSLIGSVMSHPTTLLLGDNSVRFNSNENNYNLIGPQISSIQNQPNPYHSIASHQYQLSQIGEDHRMTNPYDGLNFSMSHPYQHESQMKSDVGLYTDVSIDKIPLHSLNLEDGGTSYRTGEGSNSFPNASYMFDPSSSLNLTPAMHNTGQDGMLNPMNGIRDAGSYGCGSYYGYGYGYGYGHGSGQFDHGGAMEGGNCEASAATARAVAPSESHLNQHGFWF; encoded by the exons ATGT ATCCAAAAGAAGAAGTTGCAATATCAGTGTCTCCCAACACTCTATTAGATCCAAATAGGTATGTTTGTGAAGTTTGCTACAGAGGCTTTGCAAGAAGGCAGAATTTGACGCTTCATCGACGAGCTCACAATCTTCCATTCACTCTCAAGACAAGAACATCGAACGAACCATCACCAAGAAAGGTGTATCTATGTCCTGAGCCCACGTGTGTCCATCACAACCGTTCTCACGCCTTAGGAGACTTTGGCGGTGTTAGGAAACATTATTTAAGAAAACATTGTACTACGAAGAACTTTAAATGTGACACATGCGGCAAGGCTTACAGTGTTGAGGCTGACTTGCGAGCGCATTCAAAGGTTTGTGCCAAGAAAAAATATGCTTGTCGCTGCGGCAGTTGTTTCGCCAG GCGTTGTGACGCACCAGAGCATGTGGGCACAGCCAAATATCAACAAACGCTCAACGTAGAAGACAGTGCAGTCAAAAGCACTAGAAAtgacaacagcagcagcagcctcataGGCTCGGTTATGTCACATCCGACAACATTACTCTTGGGAGATAACTCGGTCAGATTTAATAGCAATGAAAACAACTACAACCTCATAGGTCCGCAAATTTCGTCCATCCAAAACCAGCCCAATCCTTACCATTCTATCGCGTCCCACCAGTATCAACTATCTCAAATCGGAGAAGATCATCGCATGACCAACCCTTACGACGGCTTAAACTTCAGCATGAGTCACCCATACCAACATGAGTCTCAGATGAAAAGTGATGTAGGCTTGTACACGGATGTCTCGATAGACAAGATCCCATTACACAGTCTGAATCTTGAAGATGGTGGCACTAGTTATAGAACTGGGGAAGGCTCAAATTCATTTCCGAATGCTAGTTATATGTTTGATCCTTCAAGCTCTCTTAATTTGACACCAGCTATGCATAACACTGGTCAAGATGGAATGTTGAATCCGATGAATGGTATTAGGGATGCTGGAAGCTACGGGTGTGGCAGTTACTATGGTtacggttatggttatggttatggtcaTGGAAGTGGACAGTTTGACCATGGAGGTGCAATGGAAGGGGGCAACTGTGAAGCATCAGCGGCAACTGCACGAGCAGTAGCCCCATCCGAATCGCACTTGAACCAACATGgcttttggttttga